From Sporosarcina sp. 6E9, a single genomic window includes:
- a CDS encoding KH domain-containing protein gives MQQLIETIVKPLVDFPEDVRVKKDEQESRVTYKLSVNAEDMGKVIGKQGRVAKAIRTIVYSAAGSHHGKRVFVDIVD, from the coding sequence ATGCAGCAGCTGATTGAAACAATTGTAAAACCATTAGTCGATTTTCCCGAAGATGTTCGGGTCAAGAAAGATGAACAGGAAAGCCGAGTTACGTATAAACTTTCTGTGAATGCCGAAGATATGGGCAAAGTAATTGGAAAGCAAGGACGCGTTGCTAAAGCAATCCGCACGATTGTCTATTCAGCTGCGGGTAGTCACCACGGCAAGCGAGTATTTGTCGATATTGTAGATTGA
- the rpsP gene encoding 30S ribosomal protein S16 — translation MAVKIRLKRIGAKKTPFYRIVVADSRSPRDGRQIETVGTYNPLTKPAELKIDEELALKWLQNGAQPSDTVRNLFSDQGIMEKFHNAKHSK, via the coding sequence ATGGCAGTTAAAATTCGTCTTAAACGTATTGGAGCAAAGAAAACTCCTTTCTACCGTATTGTAGTAGCGGACTCACGTTCACCACGTGATGGTCGTCAAATCGAGACTGTGGGAACTTACAACCCGCTTACAAAACCGGCAGAATTAAAAATTGATGAAGAGCTAGCGCTCAAATGGCTACAGAACGGTGCTCAACCGTCTGACACAGTCCGCAACCTGTTTTCTGACCAAGGCATCATGGAAAAATTCCATAACGCTAAACACAGTAAATAA
- the ffh gene encoding signal recognition particle protein encodes MAFEGLADRLQGTLQKIRGKGKVNEADVKEMMREVRFALIEADVNLKVVREFVKTVSEKAVGSDVMKSLTPGQQVVKIVKDELTNLMGGEQESIKFSRNSPTVIMMVGLQGAGKTTTSGKLATLLRKRHNRKPLLVAADVYRPAAIEQLETVGKQLTIPVFSRGTDISPVEIVRQALEEAKKEHHDIVIIDTAGRLHVDEKLMQELADIHELSSPDEVFLVVDAMTGQDAVNVAQNFNETVGITGVVLTKLDGDTRGGAALSIRSVTGKPIKFIGVGERMDALEAFHPERMASRILGMGDVMSLIEKAQDNVDEDKAKELEEKFRTQTFTLDDFLDQLQQVKKMGPLDELLKMMPGAGKIKGLENAQVDEGQMGRVEAVIQSMTTKERTTPEIINANRRRRIAKGSGTSIQEVNRLLKQFEEMKKMVKQMTNMQQKGKKRMKMPGFDSFFK; translated from the coding sequence ATGGCATTTGAAGGATTAGCTGATCGGCTGCAAGGGACGCTCCAAAAGATTAGGGGCAAAGGGAAGGTTAACGAAGCAGACGTTAAAGAAATGATGCGAGAAGTTCGTTTCGCGCTTATCGAAGCGGATGTTAACTTAAAAGTCGTTCGTGAATTTGTGAAAACAGTAAGTGAAAAAGCTGTTGGTTCAGATGTTATGAAAAGTTTAACGCCTGGCCAACAAGTTGTGAAAATTGTTAAAGATGAATTGACGAATTTAATGGGCGGCGAACAGGAGTCAATTAAGTTTTCAAGAAATTCTCCGACTGTCATTATGATGGTTGGGTTGCAGGGTGCTGGTAAAACCACTACTTCCGGTAAACTAGCAACCCTTTTGCGAAAGAGACATAATAGAAAGCCATTGCTCGTTGCGGCAGACGTCTATCGCCCAGCAGCGATTGAGCAACTTGAAACAGTAGGCAAACAATTGACAATTCCGGTATTTTCGCGTGGAACAGATATCTCGCCTGTAGAAATCGTTCGTCAAGCGCTCGAGGAAGCTAAAAAAGAGCATCATGATATTGTCATCATCGATACCGCTGGTAGATTGCACGTTGATGAAAAACTGATGCAAGAGCTGGCAGACATCCACGAATTATCATCTCCAGATGAAGTATTCCTAGTCGTGGACGCAATGACGGGGCAAGATGCTGTAAACGTTGCGCAAAACTTTAATGAGACCGTAGGAATTACAGGGGTTGTCTTAACGAAACTCGACGGAGATACAAGAGGGGGAGCTGCGCTTTCAATTCGTTCAGTGACCGGCAAGCCAATCAAATTCATCGGTGTCGGGGAGCGAATGGATGCACTTGAGGCATTTCACCCTGAACGAATGGCTTCACGAATCCTCGGCATGGGCGATGTTATGTCACTTATTGAAAAAGCGCAAGATAACGTTGACGAAGACAAGGCGAAAGAGCTAGAAGAAAAGTTCCGAACGCAAACCTTTACACTCGACGATTTTCTTGATCAATTGCAACAGGTGAAAAAAATGGGTCCGCTTGATGAATTACTGAAAATGATGCCGGGCGCGGGTAAAATTAAAGGCTTAGAGAATGCTCAAGTTGATGAAGGGCAAATGGGACGCGTTGAAGCTGTCATTCAATCGATGACAACAAAAGAGCGTACTACCCCGGAAATCATTAACGCAAATAGACGGAGACGTATTGCAAAGGGATCAGGAACATCAATCCAAGAAGTGAATCGTCTGCTGAAGCAGTTTGAAGAAATGAAGAAAATGGTTAAACAAATGACCAACATGCAACAAAAAGGAAAAAAACGTATGAAAATGCCTGGATTTGATTCTTTTTTCAAGTAA
- a CDS encoding putative DNA-binding protein, with the protein MTLIKTTRINFLFDFYQSLLTDKQRTYMDLYYLEDLSLGEIAEEYGISRQAVYDNVRRSEMMLEDYELKLNLFSKFQQRLEIIGDMEKLLTDSTVQSDEIRKLLDTLKDYM; encoded by the coding sequence ATGACGCTAATTAAAACAACACGCATTAACTTCCTCTTCGATTTTTATCAGTCATTATTAACTGATAAACAAAGAACGTATATGGACTTATATTATTTGGAAGATCTTTCTTTAGGAGAAATCGCGGAGGAATACGGGATTTCACGTCAAGCTGTTTATGACAATGTCCGCCGCTCCGAAATGATGCTCGAAGACTATGAATTGAAGTTGAACCTGTTTTCGAAGTTTCAACAACGATTAGAGATTATTGGCGATATGGAAAAGTTATTGACGGATTCGACAGTTCAATCCGATGAAATCCGAAAACTATTAGATACATTAAAAGATTATATGTAG
- the ftsY gene encoding signal recognition particle-docking protein FtsY, producing the protein MSFFKRMKEKITGTNEAVTEKFRDGLTKTRNQFTSKVNDLVARFREVDEEFFEELEDLLLQADVGFETVMELIDELKLEVQRKNIKSTEGIQTVISEKLVEIYESGEETNSDLNIQVDELSVILMVGVNGVGKTTTIGKLAARLMAEGKTVMLAAGDTFRAGAIDQLVVWGERAGVEVIRQSEGSDPAAVMYDAIHAAKNRKVDVLICDTAGRLQNKVNLMNELQKVRRVISNEVEGAPHEVLLALDATTGQNALVQAETFQEATNVTGIVLTKLDGTAKGGIVLAIRKKLNIPVKFVGLGEGVDDLQPFDPEKYVYGLFANELDKQFEADK; encoded by the coding sequence ATGTCTTTTTTTAAACGGATGAAAGAAAAGATTACAGGAACAAATGAAGCGGTAACTGAGAAGTTTAGGGATGGTTTAACGAAAACACGGAACCAATTTACATCTAAAGTAAATGATTTGGTGGCACGTTTCAGAGAAGTGGATGAGGAGTTCTTTGAGGAACTAGAAGATTTGCTTTTACAAGCCGACGTAGGCTTTGAAACTGTCATGGAGCTAATTGATGAATTGAAGCTTGAGGTTCAAAGGAAAAATATTAAAAGTACCGAAGGCATTCAAACGGTTATTTCCGAAAAACTCGTTGAAATATATGAGAGCGGCGAAGAAACGAATAGCGATTTAAACATTCAAGTAGATGAACTTTCTGTAATTCTAATGGTTGGCGTTAACGGTGTTGGAAAAACGACTACGATTGGAAAGTTGGCCGCGCGGTTGATGGCGGAAGGAAAGACAGTCATGCTTGCGGCCGGAGATACGTTTAGGGCAGGTGCAATTGATCAGCTAGTCGTTTGGGGAGAACGTGCAGGTGTCGAAGTGATTCGGCAATCAGAAGGTTCCGACCCCGCAGCGGTAATGTATGATGCGATTCATGCCGCCAAAAACCGAAAAGTGGATGTCCTAATTTGCGATACTGCAGGTAGACTTCAAAATAAGGTAAACTTGATGAATGAATTGCAAAAAGTGCGTCGTGTCATTAGCAATGAAGTTGAAGGTGCGCCGCATGAAGTGCTACTGGCACTGGATGCGACGACTGGTCAAAATGCACTTGTTCAGGCGGAAACATTCCAAGAAGCGACGAATGTAACTGGGATTGTGCTAACAAAGCTTGACGGAACTGCTAAAGGCGGGATTGTTTTAGCGATTAGAAAGAAATTGAACATCCCGGTGAAGTTTGTTGGTCTCGGTGAGGGCGTGGACGACTTGCAACCGTTTGATCCGGAGAAATATGTGTACGGTTTATTTGCCAATGAATTAGATAAACAATTTGAAGCAGACAAGTAA
- the smc gene encoding chromosome segregation protein SMC: MFLKRLEIIGFKSFAERIGIDFVPGVTAVVGPNGSGKSNITDAIRWVLGEQSAKSLRGAKMEDVIFAGSDSRKPLNFAEVTLVLDNSKGLFPLDYTEISVSRRVFRSGESTYLLNGQQCRLLDINNVFMDSGLGKEAFSIISQGRVDEILNSRPEDRRSIFDEAAGVLKYRNRKRKAEHKLFETSDNLDRVLDILKELEIRIEPLKERAEAAEKHATLSEDTREADSLLLNYDAGKLRVEIEAKLEEAKKFEVEQLQLKNATVNAEENTSRLKEQLATVDRELETLQRKLVDVSSEAEKWEGRRLLSVEKERNATVQIDRLQTDLVSTREEESRLQAKLEQSKSKLSTLTDEYKTTSNEMNEIAQILKRSVVETENEIEELKSTYIDRLNEEATLRNELKHIEERLVGEKYSSEKINEQTKSLNRRLKELTAEKIEKERALANLNKEMKQVSATLINNTNKLRENEVDLSKKEQLLQQAYNKQYEMQGRMRALQSMEADFSGFYSGVKEVLVARKSGNLSGINGAVAELINVETDYINAVETALGGAMQHIVTTSEADARKAIGYLKSRNAGRATFLPLDVMKSRKVQASAFRSIEQHPEFISTADELVNVQGPYKIITENLLGNVLVSKTLTGASEIAKAVNYRFRVVTLSGDIVNAGGSLTGGGTKGRATVFSRKAELETLQSQLTKMASSIGMAEVSIGDSKMKVAEFMQKTEQSRKSNEKLQLDIAAAQSSIRETDIAINALDIERASVEMGRRGAETTGSELANRKIALEENHQQLRKKLETIKNEIETLERLAANRRNEEASLTSRLTELRERAAVLREQMTYEKAAIADMDLAIGAAQQKMTSISKELDYINGIDGEENLTAEEISAQIEQSIAEIEAVETAIVKYREKRLKQSASIIEKEAVLRDLRLNVEKMNIKHNNVTIELSRLEVKYDAITGRLLNEYGLRPDFSSIIEFDEQATREKLIRLKSELADIGPVNPAAIDEYKEVSERHEFLTVQRNDLLEAKQTLQVAMSEMDEEMTSRFSSTFDAVQNRFRHVFKEMFGGGNADLILTDPNNLLETGVDIVARPPGKKLQNLSLLSGGERALTAISLLFAIIEVRPVPFCILDEVEAALDEANVIRYSKYLKKFSDKTQFIVITHRKGTMEGADVLYGITMQESGVSKLISVKLSEIPEEAIM, from the coding sequence ATGTTTCTAAAAAGACTCGAAATAATAGGTTTTAAATCATTTGCCGAGCGGATTGGCATCGACTTTGTTCCTGGAGTGACAGCAGTTGTCGGTCCGAATGGGAGCGGGAAAAGTAATATTACAGATGCGATTCGATGGGTCCTTGGCGAGCAATCTGCAAAATCGTTACGCGGTGCGAAAATGGAAGATGTTATTTTCGCAGGAAGTGATTCGCGGAAGCCGCTTAACTTTGCCGAAGTAACCCTTGTTTTAGATAATAGTAAGGGTCTTTTTCCGTTGGATTACACTGAAATCAGTGTCAGTCGACGGGTTTTTCGTTCGGGAGAAAGTACATATTTGTTGAATGGGCAACAATGTAGACTACTGGATATTAATAATGTCTTTATGGATTCAGGGCTTGGAAAAGAAGCTTTTTCCATTATCTCACAAGGTCGGGTAGATGAGATATTAAATAGCCGGCCTGAAGATCGTCGTAGCATTTTTGATGAAGCAGCAGGCGTTTTGAAATATCGAAATCGAAAGCGTAAAGCTGAACATAAGCTCTTCGAAACATCCGATAACCTTGACCGTGTGCTTGACATCTTGAAGGAACTCGAGATTCGGATTGAACCACTGAAAGAACGTGCGGAAGCGGCTGAAAAGCACGCGACGCTTTCTGAAGATACCCGCGAGGCGGATAGTTTATTATTAAATTATGATGCAGGGAAGCTCCGTGTTGAAATTGAAGCAAAGTTAGAGGAAGCTAAGAAGTTTGAAGTTGAACAACTGCAGCTCAAAAACGCTACAGTAAACGCAGAAGAAAATACTAGTCGATTGAAAGAACAACTGGCAACCGTCGATCGTGAGTTAGAAACATTACAAAGAAAGCTCGTGGATGTTAGCTCGGAGGCGGAGAAGTGGGAAGGCCGTCGTCTACTTTCCGTTGAAAAAGAACGAAATGCCACAGTCCAGATTGATAGACTGCAAACGGATCTTGTGTCAACACGTGAAGAAGAATCTCGCCTACAGGCAAAACTAGAACAATCCAAATCCAAGTTAAGTACCTTAACGGATGAATATAAAACAACATCAAACGAGATGAATGAAATAGCTCAAATTCTAAAGCGTTCAGTCGTTGAAACAGAAAATGAAATCGAAGAACTGAAATCGACATATATTGATCGCTTGAATGAAGAAGCTACCCTTCGTAATGAATTGAAACATATCGAAGAAAGACTAGTTGGTGAAAAATATTCATCTGAAAAAATAAATGAACAGACTAAGTCGTTGAATAGACGACTTAAAGAATTAACTGCTGAAAAAATTGAAAAAGAACGTGCGCTTGCTAATTTAAATAAAGAAATGAAACAAGTAAGTGCTACTCTGATTAACAATACAAATAAACTTCGTGAAAATGAGGTCGATTTAAGCAAAAAAGAGCAACTTCTTCAACAAGCTTATAATAAGCAATATGAAATGCAGGGAAGAATGCGTGCATTACAAAGTATGGAAGCTGATTTTTCTGGGTTTTATTCAGGCGTTAAAGAAGTACTAGTCGCTCGTAAATCCGGGAATTTAAGTGGTATAAACGGTGCGGTCGCTGAATTGATTAACGTTGAAACTGATTATATCAACGCGGTTGAAACTGCACTTGGTGGAGCGATGCAACATATTGTTACTACTTCCGAGGCGGATGCCAGAAAAGCAATCGGTTATTTAAAATCTCGCAATGCGGGGAGGGCAACATTTCTTCCGCTTGATGTCATGAAATCAAGAAAAGTTCAGGCTTCTGCTTTTAGGTCTATTGAGCAACATCCTGAATTTATAAGTACGGCGGACGAGCTTGTAAATGTACAAGGGCCATATAAAATCATAACGGAAAACCTTTTGGGGAACGTGCTTGTTTCCAAAACGCTTACAGGTGCATCTGAAATTGCCAAAGCCGTAAATTATCGATTCCGCGTCGTCACACTTAGTGGAGACATCGTAAATGCGGGTGGGTCACTAACTGGTGGAGGTACAAAGGGTCGAGCGACGGTCTTCTCTAGAAAAGCTGAACTCGAAACATTACAAAGTCAGCTCACCAAAATGGCGTCATCGATAGGAATGGCAGAAGTTTCAATTGGTGATTCAAAAATGAAGGTCGCGGAGTTCATGCAAAAAACAGAACAATCCCGGAAATCCAATGAAAAGTTACAATTGGACATAGCTGCTGCCCAATCAAGTATTCGTGAAACGGACATTGCGATAAATGCACTTGATATTGAAAGAGCTTCTGTTGAAATGGGAAGACGCGGTGCAGAAACGACAGGATCCGAACTAGCGAATAGAAAAATAGCATTAGAAGAAAATCACCAGCAATTACGAAAGAAATTAGAAACCATAAAAAATGAAATCGAAACGCTTGAGCGTCTAGCTGCGAATCGTCGAAATGAAGAAGCTTCGCTGACATCCAGGTTAACTGAGTTGCGTGAGCGTGCGGCTGTGCTCCGTGAACAGATGACCTATGAAAAAGCGGCAATCGCCGATATGGACCTTGCAATAGGTGCAGCACAACAAAAAATGACGTCAATTTCGAAAGAACTGGATTATATCAATGGCATAGACGGTGAGGAAAATTTAACCGCCGAAGAAATTTCGGCACAAATTGAACAGTCGATAGCCGAAATAGAAGCGGTTGAAACTGCGATTGTAAAATATAGAGAGAAAAGATTGAAGCAATCCGCAAGCATCATAGAAAAAGAAGCAGTCTTACGTGACTTAAGATTGAATGTAGAGAAGATGAACATCAAACATAATAATGTCACAATCGAATTATCACGGTTAGAAGTTAAATACGATGCAATTACCGGAAGATTACTAAATGAATACGGCCTTCGACCAGACTTTTCTTCGATTATCGAATTTGATGAACAAGCAACTCGAGAAAAACTAATTCGACTTAAATCAGAACTGGCGGATATTGGACCTGTCAATCCGGCTGCGATTGATGAATACAAGGAAGTTTCTGAGCGACATGAGTTTTTAACGGTGCAACGAAATGATCTACTTGAAGCGAAACAAACGCTACAAGTCGCTATGTCCGAAATGGATGAAGAAATGACTTCGCGCTTTTCATCTACCTTTGATGCAGTCCAAAATCGATTCCGACACGTCTTCAAGGAAATGTTCGGGGGAGGCAATGCGGATTTAATATTAACAGACCCAAATAATTTATTGGAAACTGGTGTTGATATTGTCGCACGTCCGCCCGGAAAAAAACTGCAAAATCTTAGTTTATTATCTGGTGGAGAACGTGCATTGACGGCAATCTCCTTATTGTTTGCAATCATTGAAGTCCGGCCCGTGCCGTTTTGTATTTTAGATGAAGTCGAGGCTGCCCTCGATGAAGCGAACGTTATACGGTATAGTAAATACTTGAAGAAGTTTTCGGATAAGACCCAGTTCATAGTCATCACCCATCGAAAGGGAACTATGGAAGGGGCAGATGTGCTGTATGGGATTACCATGCAGGAATCCGGTGTATCAAAACTAATTTCTGTCAAGCTATCTGAAATACCCGAGGAAGCAATTATGTAA
- the rnc gene encoding ribonuclease III — translation MTGKRNTEKNKKTQLPLVIRNKFEDLQQRLSITFENPSLLYNAFTHSSYVNEHRRKNFMDNERLEFLGDAVLELGVSQYLYSTEPGMSEGELTKLRAAIVCEPALVKFANELEFGQYVLLGKGEEQTGGRMRPALLADVFEAFIGALYIDQGMDAVTKFLETVVIPQISDGAFSHVMDYKSRLQEIIQQSNNGQLQYEVIEEKGPAHAKTFITVVRLSDTELGTGNGRSKKEAEQEAARHAIGKLKSEQVEGEI, via the coding sequence ATGACAGGTAAACGAAACACGGAAAAAAATAAAAAAACGCAACTTCCTCTAGTTATTCGAAATAAATTTGAGGATCTACAACAAAGGCTTTCAATTACTTTTGAAAATCCTTCCCTTTTATACAACGCTTTTACCCATTCATCCTATGTGAATGAGCATCGAAGAAAGAATTTCATGGATAACGAACGACTTGAATTTTTAGGCGATGCCGTCCTTGAACTCGGCGTATCGCAATATCTATATTCAACAGAGCCAGGAATGAGCGAAGGTGAATTAACCAAACTCAGAGCTGCAATTGTTTGCGAACCGGCACTCGTCAAGTTTGCAAATGAGTTAGAGTTCGGTCAGTATGTCTTACTCGGTAAGGGTGAAGAACAAACCGGGGGAAGAATGCGTCCAGCTCTTCTTGCAGATGTTTTTGAAGCATTCATCGGCGCGCTATATATCGATCAGGGTATGGATGCAGTAACTAAATTTCTGGAAACAGTCGTTATTCCGCAAATCAGTGACGGTGCTTTTTCGCATGTGATGGATTACAAAAGTCGACTACAGGAAATCATTCAACAGTCGAATAATGGACAACTTCAATATGAAGTGATTGAAGAAAAAGGGCCGGCACACGCAAAAACATTTATTACGGTCGTTAGGCTCAGTGACACAGAGCTTGGAACAGGTAACGGGAGATCTAAAAAAGAGGCGGAACAAGAAGCTGCCCGACATGCGATTGGTAAACTTAAGAGTGAGCAGGTTGAAGGGGAGATTTAA
- a CDS encoding acyl carrier protein yields the protein MATVVERVTKVIVDRLGVDESEVKIEASFRDDLGADSLDVVELVMELEDEFDMEISDDDAEKIGTVGDAVTYIEAKVN from the coding sequence TTGGCAACAGTAGTAGAACGTGTAACGAAAGTAATCGTCGACCGCCTTGGCGTCGATGAAAGTGAAGTTAAAATTGAAGCATCCTTCCGTGATGACCTCGGTGCAGACTCTTTAGATGTAGTTGAGCTCGTAATGGAATTAGAAGATGAATTCGATATGGAAATTTCCGACGATGACGCAGAAAAAATCGGCACAGTCGGTGACGCAGTCACATATATCGAAGCAAAAGTTAACTAA
- the fabG gene encoding 3-oxoacyl-[acyl-carrier-protein] reductase has protein sequence MSRFEGKAAIVTGASRGIGREIALNLANEGARVVVNYSGSKDKADEVVEIIKNAGGEAFAIQADVSNSESVKNMIDETIATFGSIDILVNNAGITRDNLLMRMKEDEWDDVISINLKGVFLCTKGVTRQMMRQRAGKIVNVASIVGVSGNPGQANYVAAKAGVIGLTKTTAKELATRNINVNAVAPGFITTDMTETLSEDVQKQMLANIPLGKLGSPENVAKTVLFLLSDDAAYITGQTIHVDGGMVM, from the coding sequence ATGAGTAGATTTGAAGGAAAAGCAGCAATCGTTACAGGTGCATCGCGTGGAATTGGACGTGAAATTGCACTAAATCTAGCGAATGAAGGCGCAAGAGTTGTTGTCAACTATAGCGGCAGTAAAGATAAAGCAGATGAAGTTGTTGAGATAATCAAAAATGCAGGCGGGGAAGCATTTGCCATTCAAGCAGATGTGTCAAATTCGGAAAGCGTTAAAAATATGATTGATGAGACGATTGCAACATTCGGCTCGATTGATATACTTGTTAACAACGCAGGTATTACAAGAGACAATTTATTAATGCGTATGAAAGAAGACGAGTGGGACGATGTCATAAGTATTAATTTAAAAGGTGTTTTCCTCTGTACAAAAGGTGTGACTCGTCAGATGATGAGACAGCGCGCGGGGAAAATTGTTAACGTAGCATCAATCGTCGGCGTTTCCGGAAATCCAGGACAAGCCAATTATGTAGCTGCGAAAGCTGGTGTGATCGGCTTGACAAAAACAACAGCGAAAGAACTTGCTACCAGAAACATTAATGTAAATGCAGTTGCACCTGGATTCATAACAACAGATATGACAGAGACGTTGAGTGAAGATGTTCAAAAACAGATGCTTGCAAACATCCCGCTTGGTAAACTGGGTAGCCCTGAAAACGTGGCAAAAACAGTATTATTTTTACTGTCAGATGACGCAGCTTATATTACGGGGCAAACAATCCACGTTGACGGCGGAATGGTCATGTAG
- the fabD gene encoding ACP S-malonyltransferase, with protein MTKIAFVFPGQGSQSVGMGQELAEKSGHYFERANEVLGFSLSNLILEGPGEELTVTYNAQPALLTVGSMIASRLVEEGITPDYTAGHSLGEYTALVASGVLSFEDGVSAVHKRGLYMNEAVPAGVGSMAAILGLDGEAVTKVTDSITANGDAVQPANLNCPGQIVISGTKAGVEKACVELKEAGARRAIPLDVSGPFHSSLMKPAAQKLNDTLGEIVMRDADIPLIANVNASIVEKSEEIKGLLVEQLYSPVLWEDSVRTMLDNGVTHFIECGPGKVLSGLIKKIDRSATVLPVYDEESLEAVIEASKGWSK; from the coding sequence ATGACGAAAATTGCATTTGTTTTTCCAGGACAAGGATCTCAATCTGTCGGGATGGGACAAGAACTTGCTGAAAAAAGTGGACATTATTTTGAAAGAGCAAATGAAGTACTCGGATTCTCGTTAAGCAACCTGATTTTAGAAGGTCCCGGGGAAGAGTTAACAGTGACGTACAACGCGCAACCTGCACTACTTACTGTTGGATCAATGATAGCTTCAAGACTAGTTGAGGAAGGAATTACACCGGATTATACGGCTGGTCATAGCTTGGGCGAATATACAGCGCTTGTCGCGTCTGGGGTATTGTCATTTGAAGATGGCGTTTCGGCTGTACATAAACGCGGACTTTACATGAATGAAGCAGTTCCGGCAGGCGTCGGATCGATGGCTGCAATTCTTGGTTTGGACGGCGAAGCTGTAACAAAAGTAACTGATTCTATTACTGCAAACGGCGACGCAGTCCAACCTGCAAATTTGAATTGCCCCGGTCAAATTGTTATTTCAGGGACAAAAGCAGGCGTTGAAAAAGCTTGTGTCGAATTAAAAGAAGCGGGTGCAAGAAGGGCTATTCCACTTGATGTCAGTGGACCATTCCACTCTTCCCTTATGAAACCAGCAGCGCAAAAGCTAAATGATACGCTTGGTGAAATAGTAATGAGAGATGCAGATATTCCATTGATTGCAAATGTGAACGCATCGATTGTTGAAAAAAGTGAAGAAATAAAAGGACTTCTCGTTGAACAATTGTATTCGCCTGTACTTTGGGAAGATTCAGTTCGTACAATGCTAGATAACGGCGTGACACATTTTATTGAATGCGGTCCAGGTAAAGTACTTAGCGGATTAATCAAGAAAATTGATCGTTCCGCTACAGTCTTGCCGGTTTATGATGAAGAATCGTTAGAAGCCGTCATTGAGGCTTCGAAAGGATGGTCAAAATGA
- the plsX gene encoding phosphate acyltransferase PlsX, translating to MIIALDGMGGDNAPEEIIKGALKSVEAFDDIHIHIFGDEKAIAPYLTEHNRLTVIHCTEVIEPDDEPVRAIRRKKDASMVRMAGAVKDGSAQAGVSAGNTGALMAAGLFIVGRIEGIERPALAPTLPTVDGQGFVMLDLGANSDAKPSHLGQYAVMGSIYAEKVRGISNPRIGLLNIGTEEGKGNELTKAAYDVLKAAPINFIGNVEARDLLMGAADVVVTDGFTGNMVLKTIEGTALGFFTMLKDVYTSSLKTKVSAALVKSELGGLKKKMDYSEYGGAGLFGLNAPVIKAHGSSNANAIYNAIRQARTMVEYDVSGTIRKTIGEGQKE from the coding sequence ATGATTATCGCTTTAGACGGAATGGGCGGCGACAATGCACCTGAAGAAATAATAAAAGGCGCATTAAAAAGTGTCGAAGCTTTTGACGATATACATATACATATTTTCGGGGATGAAAAAGCAATTGCCCCATACTTAACAGAACATAATCGATTAACAGTTATTCATTGTACAGAAGTCATCGAACCAGATGATGAGCCCGTTCGAGCAATCCGACGTAAAAAAGATGCTTCAATGGTTCGCATGGCAGGAGCGGTTAAAGACGGATCTGCTCAAGCAGGTGTTTCCGCTGGGAATACGGGCGCGCTTATGGCGGCAGGACTTTTTATCGTTGGACGAATCGAAGGCATTGAAAGACCTGCACTTGCACCGACACTTCCAACAGTTGACGGTCAAGGATTTGTTATGCTCGATTTAGGTGCTAACTCGGATGCTAAACCCTCCCATCTTGGCCAATACGCAGTGATGGGAAGTATTTATGCTGAAAAAGTACGCGGCATTTCTAATCCGCGAATCGGTTTATTAAATATTGGAACTGAAGAAGGAAAAGGAAATGAACTGACAAAAGCTGCATACGACGTTTTGAAAGCTGCACCGATTAACTTTATCGGTAACGTAGAGGCCCGTGATTTATTAATGGGGGCTGCAGATGTCGTTGTTACGGATGGATTTACGGGGAATATGGTATTAAAAACAATTGAAGGAACTGCACTTGGCTTTTTCACGATGTTGAAAGATGTATACACATCTTCATTAAAAACAAAAGTTTCCGCAGCACTTGTAAAAAGTGAACTTGGCGGATTAAAAAAGAAAATGGATTACTCGGAATACGGCGGGGCGGGATTATTCGGGCTTAATGCACCGGTAATCAAAGCTCACGGTTCATCGAATGCAAATGCAATATATAATGCAATTCGACAAGCGCGAACAATGGTTGAATACGATGTGAGCGGAACAATCCGTAAAACGATTGGAGAGGGGCAGAAAGAATGA